From Calothrix sp. PCC 6303, a single genomic window includes:
- a CDS encoding transposase, producing MLSEPKHGGCSRLAEILGDVSHDSVNRFLLRERYEPKDLFDIVKEIINIEGGILSVDDTVIEKLYSNPKYAELIGYFWSGKYHKTIKGLNLITLYYSDIRGNCVPINYRIYDKKEGKTKNDYFQEMLIEVTDWGLKPRIVTGDSWYSGVENLKFLRNQKLGFLFGVEKNRTVSNEPGKYCQVSTLEIYDEGLITHLREFGFVKLFRKVFKKEDSRHYIFYQPDDENQKEVLQQITRTEFITIHDTHWGIESFHRAVKQLCGICRFMVRDSHAIKTHIFCSLQAFVRLEKMRSENIIDNWYEVQRNLFTKVIREYVLDNLNASCAA from the coding sequence TTGCTATCGGAGCCAAAGCATGGAGGGTGCAGTCGATTGGCAGAAATCTTGGGAGATGTTTCACATGATAGTGTGAATAGGTTTTTGCTGAGAGAAAGATACGAGCCAAAAGATTTATTTGACATAGTAAAAGAGATAATCAATATAGAAGGAGGGATTTTAAGTGTTGATGATACAGTAATAGAAAAGCTGTACAGCAACCCAAAATACGCAGAATTAATTGGATATTTTTGGTCTGGTAAATATCATAAAACGATTAAAGGTTTAAATTTAATAACACTTTATTACAGCGATATTCGAGGCAATTGTGTTCCCATAAATTACAGGATATACGATAAGAAGGAGGGAAAAACCAAAAATGATTATTTCCAAGAGATGCTAATAGAAGTGACTGATTGGGGATTAAAGCCGCGAATAGTCACAGGGGATAGTTGGTACTCAGGAGTAGAAAATCTGAAATTTTTGAGAAACCAGAAATTAGGTTTTTTATTCGGAGTTGAAAAAAATAGAACAGTATCAAATGAGCCTGGAAAGTACTGTCAGGTAAGTACTTTAGAGATTTACGATGAAGGTTTGATAACTCATTTAAGAGAATTTGGATTTGTAAAGTTGTTTAGGAAAGTGTTTAAGAAAGAAGACTCTAGACACTACATATTTTATCAGCCTGATGACGAGAATCAGAAAGAAGTCTTACAACAAATAACTAGAACTGAATTTATCACTATTCATGACACACATTGGGGTATTGAAAGTTTCCATAGAGCAGTAAAACAGCTATGTGGCATTTGTAGGTTTATGGTTAGAGATAGCCACGCAATCAAAACACATATATTCTGCTCACTTCAAGCATTTGTTCGTTTAGAGAAAATGCGTTCTGAAAACATCATTGACAATTGGTATGAAGTACAAAGGAATCTATTCACAAAAGTTATTCGTGAATATGTTTTGGATAACTTGAATGCTAGTTGTGCCGCTTGA
- a CDS encoding response regulator, whose amino-acid sequence MFLPFEQVGDTKKQSEGTGLGLAITHKIVSLMDSEIQVTSILGKGSTFCLELELPEAENWADASRVVTKGLVKGYKGSKRKILVIDDHWENRSVLVNLLEPIGFEIIEANNGLEGIEQVLKISPDLIITDLVMPVMDGFEFLQKLRSHPQLHNQIVLISSASVFESDRYKSLDAGGNDFLPKPVQSENLLSLLEKYLELDWIYDSNRTNNQDIEVINGEIQPPETTILEQLFELAQDGEIDGIIEVAQQLQDDSKSIFAQEIISFAEACELHKLRAFIQQYLP is encoded by the coding sequence ATCTTCCTTCCTTTCGAGCAAGTTGGTGATACTAAAAAGCAATCTGAAGGTACGGGATTGGGATTGGCGATTACCCACAAAATTGTTTCTTTGATGGACAGCGAAATCCAGGTTACAAGTATTCTAGGCAAAGGTAGTACCTTTTGTTTGGAACTAGAACTACCGGAAGCAGAAAATTGGGCAGATGCTTCCAGAGTAGTGACAAAAGGTTTAGTCAAAGGTTACAAAGGCTCAAAACGCAAAATTTTGGTCATTGATGACCATTGGGAAAATCGCTCTGTTTTGGTGAATCTTTTAGAACCAATTGGTTTTGAAATCATCGAAGCCAACAACGGACTTGAAGGTATCGAACAGGTTCTGAAAATATCACCAGATTTAATTATTACTGACTTGGTAATGCCCGTGATGGATGGGTTTGAGTTTTTACAGAAATTGCGGTCGCATCCCCAATTGCATAATCAAATTGTGCTGATTTCCTCCGCCAGCGTGTTTGAGAGCGATCGTTACAAAAGTTTAGATGCTGGGGGGAATGATTTCTTACCCAAACCCGTACAATCGGAAAATTTACTGTCACTTCTGGAGAAATATCTGGAATTAGATTGGATTTATGACAGTAATCGCACTAATAACCAGGATATTGAAGTTATAAATGGTGAGATACAACCACCTGAAACTACAATCTTAGAGCAGCTATTTGAGTTAGCTCAAGACGGAGAAATCGATGGTATTATTGAAGTCGCCCAGCAACTTCAAGATGACAGTAAATCTATTTTCGCCCAAGAAATTATCAGTTTTGCTGAGGCTTGTGAACTCCATAAACTGCGGGCATTTATTCAACAATACCTTCCTTAA
- a CDS encoding hybrid sensor histidine kinase/response regulator: MPYPAQPFILIVDDNATNLSVLSQVLKAAGYKVRMAVDGEDALAQVERNHPELILLDVDMPKMDGFETCLHLQKNPITQGIPIIFMTALADTEHKVKGLSLGAVDYITKPFAEAEVLARVKVHWGLKRLMEFLEQQVVEQIKKLQQAQLTIVQSEKMSALGNLVAGVAHEMNNPLGFISASLKQAKPTFTDIVEHLKLYQKRTSNSDEEISKHAESIDLDYSLEDFPKMLDAMVLACDRLENISTSLRTFSRADKEYKVPFNIHEGIDSTILILKHRLKANDQRPAIEIVTDYGNLPQLECFSGQLNQVFMNILANAIDALDESNTGRNFADIKDNPNKITIKTSMADNHVKISIADNGKGMIEEVKQKIFDHLFTTKGVGKGTGLGLAIARQIVMEKHGGNIEVNSTVGKGTEFIIKIPV; encoded by the coding sequence ATGCCATATCCAGCCCAACCGTTTATCTTAATTGTTGATGACAACGCCACTAACTTATCTGTCTTGTCCCAAGTATTGAAAGCTGCTGGCTATAAAGTCCGCATGGCTGTTGATGGGGAAGATGCTCTTGCTCAGGTAGAACGCAATCATCCAGAACTAATTTTACTAGATGTGGATATGCCAAAAATGGATGGATTTGAAACCTGTCTTCATCTCCAAAAAAACCCTATAACTCAAGGAATTCCTATCATTTTCATGACAGCTTTAGCTGATACGGAACACAAAGTTAAAGGCTTATCATTAGGTGCAGTGGATTACATTACCAAACCCTTCGCCGAAGCAGAAGTGTTAGCTCGTGTCAAGGTTCACTGGGGATTGAAGCGCCTAATGGAGTTCCTAGAACAGCAGGTAGTAGAACAGATCAAGAAATTGCAACAAGCACAATTAACAATTGTGCAAAGTGAGAAAATGTCTGCACTTGGTAATTTAGTTGCTGGTGTTGCTCATGAAATGAACAATCCCCTTGGTTTTATTTCTGCGAGTCTCAAACAAGCAAAACCCACATTTACTGATATTGTTGAACATTTAAAACTCTACCAAAAAAGGACATCCAATTCAGATGAAGAAATTAGCAAACACGCAGAATCAATCGATTTAGATTACAGTTTAGAAGATTTTCCCAAGATGCTGGATGCGATGGTTTTAGCTTGCGACAGATTAGAAAATATTAGCACCAGTTTAAGAACATTCTCCCGCGCAGATAAAGAGTATAAAGTGCCATTTAATATTCACGAAGGCATTGATAGCACAATTTTAATTCTCAAGCATCGCCTGAAAGCTAATGACCAACGTCCAGCTATTGAAATAGTTACAGATTATGGTAATTTACCACAGTTAGAATGTTTTTCTGGACAATTAAATCAGGTATTCATGAATATCTTGGCAAATGCTATTGATGCTTTGGATGAGTCGAATACAGGGCGAAATTTTGCAGATATTAAAGATAATCCAAATAAAATTACCATTAAAACATCAATGGCAGATAATCATGTGAAAATCTCAATTGCTGATAATGGAAAAGGAATGATAGAAGAAGTCAAACAAAAAATATTTGACCATTTATTTACTACCAAAGGAGTCGGTAAAGGTACGGGATTGGGACTTGCGATCGCACGTCAGATTGTGATGGAAAAACATGGTGGAAATATCGAAGTCAATTCCACAGTAGGGAAAGGTACGGAATTTATCATCAAAATCCCTGTTTAA